One genomic region from Ptychodera flava strain L36383 chromosome 14, AS_Pfla_20210202, whole genome shotgun sequence encodes:
- the LOC139148992 gene encoding uncharacterized protein isoform X1, translated as MVFLPLLELEQSMLQLQMLTLFLPFAKMQTLHRKARRKWKKKSAVHPESSMEISPTLMDLYDTLANSGNHSTNINDNGQDSSLGNRNNHSASENVQIDLQPINKDKHESSNQISDERLSTNQNMERECRPISGISTSSMSSMDSQSSKSYNRDVSSTEEDNRKTEELSVEKGNSSDSVSTASKEQNEQENSDLAIDNIEQSQPVLEEMVPEMTPTDNVSDYDNIEQSEMPDVLDTKLEIIEEQMITQSEESFNSATSESTDKVADNNDDDTTSAEQANDMTVSHGDYVKHSSQGEDESVQSTQTKSTDTSKLRKSSRINPPMSVVDPTARINGAASPPVSPPQKAKHPHKTSKQDNVTYIGRVVKEIVETERSYVKAMDDIIEGYLHVILDKPELPISPEEYSTLFGNIEEIYDFNKGLLDELESCDLDPIQIAECFVDKDDGFKRYTQYCTNYPNSVAVLTELSEIGAVMKFFKSRQSALKHPLPLGSYLLKPVQRILKYRLLFQEIHRHFDKKADGFDVIEEALATMTRIARYINEMKRKHEAAVHVQEIQSQLHGWDGSLVSYGDLVLEDVFRMVGARADRFLFLFEKALLIGKKREDGLISIKAVIMCDNMILQEVVQRDTLWFVIIPFDNNKTQYVIQAKSMEHKKYWTHHLKRLIIENHPLAVPIHAKQVILDQDKDKYYASDDSAELLEKKDNGRNKEERRNKRHARRKSDPSLRKLRRGSVQLKGMKKPEIINPKGSMKKSRHTSGHSSTEMDTQDTQSESESPHKKKSSASPQPQTQKASQKPSKERKRSKEEAVQKSGSLTRSDCVKSKSLDSLSTNQADPKNSVKQLGGDDSSPRARRLSQELDDRNPRKSIEVSNEIVQAVEAVFDKMKKGENVSDVTDKVQQKPDIEKTTSANNSVERTLSGQGTEAKTDSDMHGSVERMNSGSDDERKAKLSQRRKSLPRNDLILEESAPLAMEEEFENGINKGEKPISEVLNNIAEEESGKHVDAYTVPRRKPSGTHININYRSSTSVLEQATLRNAVFKIKGTDKIKQYASQNRTYAQENEDIWVKRTDTATTTASQASLVQSQSLSTVYTHYSQTYVEKSLPKLSMAHLTSPKSFPDSPSPTSPKSGPVSPLSYTSQLSPSNETLIDADLPLPSPPEGKETLIGAEEESGSRLAPGEKSILHKSSDDVDGTTTTCDRTDKTRSLSTSSDRSQSDHGETLHSGQKLADSSSISDVSQPQPEIEEKPSLPPEAEEILDESEKYVVANSKPSKKSVPAFPADNSGHTDAKTEAASSNESVTDNIKSMLHSLGSRLTSHKTPSPGPSPRSSQSVEHSSSSDEAKSTQPTKQTPPDSPDKEQKSHRVYQLARAYSQRLKSKATRSFNIKRRSASESNVNAEESYEHRLANLLGGENAQGGANIGARYAKQGDTLNRNLKFSFSETKPIIFEDDEIESIEKESPIFTRAASTHTVMLRQKPKRTEDDDDSDFATRRRSVRESIMNFEEIMKAMSLPTVPNYSSHSRIQGLQVEEDDPEPQFKSVKERRRELEERVSKPVPRQRILSEFLDMSDGSSVSSAESEWTSRYSSAPTSPLHTAGSCSTLNKASEESVEGISRRTSSSEEGELMPIIMKSIKERFRELQQSISKPVPKRDAKEEIKMQRQVAEGACSDDDSQETQVDSGQSTLTSGSVLSTGQTDTAKEGSGKQNSAASLVMHDDDERDQLGGESESESGHTSESEYETPIGSLDNIPDVLNTMDTLEDLPADVTDDDSIEDEATLEAENFEETFSKKSLDLEPTVTPTQSERTLDIGMNNEQTESQA; from the exons AATCTTCAATGGAAATCAGCCCCACATTGATGGATTTGTACGATACACTGGCCAACAGCGGTAATCATTCCACCAACATCAATGACAATGGACAGGATAGTAGTCTAGGTAATAGGAACAACCACTCTGCCAGTGAGAATGTTCAAATAGATTTGCAACCTATCAATAAGGACAAACATGAATCGAGCAATCAGATTTCAGATGAGCGGCTATCGACCAATCAGAATATGGAGAGGGAATGTCGGCCTATCAGTGGCATCTCGACCTCTTCAATGTCCTCTATGGATAGCCAATCATCGAAGTCCTACAACAGAGATGTGTCCTCAACAGAGGAAGACAACAGGAAGACAGAAGAGTTGAGTGTTGAGAAGGGCAACAGCAGTGACTCTGTGTCAACTGCCAGTAAAGAGCAAAATGAACAAGAAAACTCTGACCTTGCGATAGATAACATTGAACAATCACAGCCAGTCCTTGAGGAAATGGTCCCTGAAATGACACCCACAGACAATGTCAGCGATTATGACAACATTGAACAATCTGAAATGCCTGATGTTTtggacaccaaacttgaaatTATTGAGGAACAAATGATAACGCAGTCAGAGGAGTCATTCAACAGTGCTACTAGTGAATCCACGGACAAAGTAGCCGATAATAATGACGACGATACAACCAGTGCAGAACAAGCCAATGACATGACAGTAAGCCATGGAGACTATGTCAAACATAGCAGCCAAGGAGAGGATGAGAGTGTGCAATCTACACAAACAAAGAGTACAGACACTTCAAAACTAAGGAAATCATCTCGGATCAATCCTCCTATGAGTGTGGTGGATCCAACAGCCAGGATCAATGGTGCAGCCTCTCCTCCAGTGTCACCACCTCAAAAGGCAAAACATCCACACAAAACAAGTAAACAGGACAATGTCACCTACATCGGCCGGGTTGTCAAAGAAATTGTTGAGACTGAAAGAAGTTATGTGAAAGCCATGGATGACATAATTGAG GGTTACCTGCATGTCATCCTGGATAAACCAGAACTGCCCATATCACCGGAAGAGTACAGCACCTTATTTGGTAACATTGAAGAGATCTACGACTTTAACAA AGGTTTACTTGATGAACTTGAAAGTTGTGATCTTGATCCAATCCAAATTGCTGAATGTTTTGTGGATAAG GACGATGGCTTCAAGCGGTACACACAATACTGTACTAACTATCCAAATTCAGTAGCTGTGCTAACAGAGCTGTCTGAAATTGGTGCAGTCATGAAGTTCTTCAAAAGCAGGCAGTCAGCCCTCAAACATCCACTGCCACTTGGTTCATATTTACTTAAACCTGTTCAGAGAATACTGAAATACAGACTCCTTTTTCAG GAGATCCATCGTCACTTTGACAAGAAAGCTGATGGGTTTGATGTGATAGAGGAAGCCCTAGCGACCATGACGAGGATAGCCAGGTACATCAATGAAATGAAGAGGAAACATGAAGCTGCCGTCCACGTTCAGGAGATACAGAGTCAACTACATGGCTGGGAT GGCTCCTTGGTGTCATATGGGGACTTAGTACTGGAG GATGTCTTCCGCATGGTTGGCGCTAGAGCTGATAGATTTCTGTTCCTGTTTGAGAAAGCACTGTTAATTGGTAAGAAGAGAGAAGATGGATTAATCAGCATCAAAGCTGTCATCATG TGTGATAACATGATACTTCAAGAGGTTGTACAGAGAGACACACTTTGGTTTGTGATCATTCCATTCGACAATAACAAAACCCAGTATGTTATACAG GCCAAGTCAATGGAACACAAGAAGTATTGGACTCATCATTTGAAGAGACTTATCATAGAGAACCATCCATTGGCTGTACCCATACATGCTAAACAAGTAATACTTGACCAAGACAAAGATAAAT ATTATGCATCAGATgatagcgctgagctgttggaGAAGAAGGATAATGGGAGAAACAAGGAAGAGAGAAGAAATAAAAGACATGCAAGGCGCAAATCAGATCCGAGTTTGAGAAAACTGAGACGAGGGTCTGTACAACTTAAAG gTATGAAAAAACCTGAAATAATCAATCCAAAAGGT AGTATGAAGAAATCACGGCATACATCAGGTCATAGCAGTACAGAGATGGACACTCAGGACACTCAGAGTGAAAGTGAATCGCCTCATAAGAAGAAATCTTCAGCTTCACCTCAGCCTCAAACTCAG AAAGCTTCACAAAAACCAAGCAAGGAGAGAAAAAGGTCAAAGGAAGAAGCTGTGCAGAAATCGGGGAGTCTGACTCGTAGTGACTGTGTCAAAAGTAAAAGTCTTGATAGCCTCTCAACAAACCAAGCTGATCCTAAAAATTCTGTCAAACAACTTG GTGGAGATGATAGTAGTCCAAGAGCTCGCAGGCTGAGCCAGGAATTGGATGACAGAAACCCAAGAAAGAGCATTGAAGTGAGCAATGAAATTGTTCAAGCTGTTGAAGCAGTCTTTGATAAGATGAAGAAAGGTGAAAATGTATCAGATGTAACAGACAAAGTTCAGCAAAAACCTGACATTGAGAAAACCACATCTGCAAACAATAGTGTGGAAAGAACGTTGTCTGGACAAGGTACAGAAGCAAAAACTGACAGTGATATGCATGGCAGTGTTGAGAGAATGAACTCCGGTAGTGATGATGAGAGAAAAGCAAAGTTATCTCAAAGGAGAAAGTCACTGCCTAGAAATGATCTAATTCTTGAAGAATCTGCTCCCTTAGCAATGGAAGAAGAGTTTGAgaatggcatcaacaagggagAAAAACCTATCAGTGAAGTTCTCAACAACATTGCTGAAGAGGAATCAGGGAAACATGTGGATGCTTACACAGTGCCGAGGAGAAAGCCCTCCGGGACACATATTAACATTAATTACCGCAGTAGTACTTCAGTTCTTGAACAAGCAACTTTGAGGAATGCAGTCTTCAAAATAAAAGGGACTGACAAAATCAAGCAGTATGCTTCTCAGAACAGAACATATGCTCAGGAAAACGAGGACATATGGGTAAAACGAACTGATACCGCCACCACAACTGCAAGTCAGGCGTCTCTTGTGCAGAGTCAGTCACTATCAACTGTGTACACACATTACTCACAGACTtatgttgaaaaaagtctgcCTAAACTCAGTATGGCTCATCTGACTTCTCCCAAGTCCTTTCCAGACAGCCCATCTCCGACATCTCCAAAGTCTGGTCCAGTCTCACCGTTATCATACACATCACAGTTGTCTCCAAGCAATGAAACCCTTATTGATGCAGATCTGCCATTGCCCTCTCCACCTGAGGGCAAAGAGACTCTGATAGGAGCAGAGGAAGAGAGCGGTTCTAGGTTAGCCCCTGGAGAAAAGAGCATTCTCCACAAAAGCAGTGATGACGTTGATGGGACAACAACTACATGTGATAGGACAGACAAGACCAGGTCTTTGAGTACTAGTTCTGATAGGTCACAGAGTGACCATGGAGAGACCCTTCATAGTGGACAAAAATTAGCTGACTCGTCTTCCATCTCAGATGTCAGCCAGCCTCAGCCTGAAATAGAAGAAAAGCCATCTTTACCACCAGAAGCGGAAGAAATTCTTGATGAATCAGAGAAGTATGTGGTTGCAAATTCTAAACCCTCAAAGAAAAGTGTCCCAGCGTTTCCAGCTGATAACAGTGGTCACACTGATGCCAAGACAGAAGCCGCATCTTCAAATGAAAGCGTTACAGACAACATCAAGAGCATGCTGCACAGCCTTGGGTCACGATTGACATCTCATAAAACACCAAGCCCTGGTCCAAGTCCCAGATCAAGTCAGTCTGTAGAGCATTCATCGTCATCAGATGAAGCAAAGTCAACACAGCCGACAAAGCAAACACCACCAGACAGTCCAGATAAGGAGCAAAAATCACACAGAGTTTACCAATTAGCAAGGGCTTATAGTCAGCGACTGAAGAGCAAAGCAACTAGATCATTTAACATTAAGAGGAGGAGTGCCTCTGAAAGCAATGTGAATGCTGAAGAATCCTATGAGCATCGCTTGGCAAATTTACTGGGAGGCGAGAATGCCCAGGGTGGTGCAAATATTGGAGCAAGGTATGCCAAACAGGGTGATACGCTCAACAGAAACTTGAagttctcattctcagagacaAAACCAATCATCTTTGAGGATGATGAGATTGAAAGCATTGAAAAAGAATCGCCAATATTTACCAGGGCTGCTAGCACTCACACAGTCATGCTCAGACAGAAACCTAAGAGGactgaggatgatgatgatagtgactTTGCAACAAGACGTCGATCGGTCAGGGAAAGCATAATGAACTTTGAAGAAATCATGAAAGCCATGTCTTTACCCACTGTGCCTAACTACTCCAGCCACAGCAGAATCCAAGGGCTCCAGGTAGAGGAAGATGACCCAGAGCCACAGTTCAAGTCAGTCAAAGAAAGAAGGAGAGAGTTGGAAGAAAGAGTGAGCAAGCCAGTTCCCAGGCAAAGAATATTGTCTGAGTTCCTTGATATGAGTGATGGCTCATCGGTGAGCAGTGCTGAAAGTGAATGGACCAGTAGGTACAGCAGTGCTCCAACATCACCCCTGCATACAGCAGGGAGTTGCTCAACATTGAATAAAGCCAGTGAGGAATCAGTGGAAGGCATATCCAGAAGGACCAGTAGCTCAGAAGAGGGAGAACTCATGCCTATTATcatgaaatcaataaaagagCGTTTCCGTGAACTACAACAGTCCATATCAAAGCCAGTTCCAAAACGGGATGCAAAGGAAGAAATCAAAATGCAGCGTCAGGTCGCTGAAGGGGCGTGTTCTGATGATGATAGTCAGGAGACACAAGTAGATTCTGGACAGTCCACCTTGACATCAGGGTCTGTCCTGTCAACTGGACAGACTGATACAGCAAAGGAAGGTTCTGGAAAACAGAATTCAGCAGCATCACTTGTCatgcatgatgatgatgagagaGATCAATTAGGAGGAGAAAGTGAGAGTGAATCTGGACACACCTCAGAGTCTGAGTATGAGACACCTATCGGATCCCTGGACAATATTCCTGATGTCTTGAACACCATGGATACCCTTGAAGACTTGCCAGCTGATGTGACCGATGATGACAGCATTGAAGATGAAGCCACATTGGAAGCCGAGAATTTTGAGGAAACTTTCAGCAAGAAAAGCCTTGATTTAGAGCCCACAGTAACACCCACACAAAGTGAAAGGACACTTGATATTGGCATGAACAATGAACAAACTGAAAGTCAAGCTTGA
- the LOC139148992 gene encoding uncharacterized protein isoform X6 encodes MEISPTLMDLYDTLANSGNHSTNINDNGQDSSLGNRNNHSASENVQIDLQPINKDKHESSNQISDERLSTNQNMERECRPISGISTSSMSSMDSQSSKSYNRDVSSTEEDNRKTEELSVEKGNSSDSVSTASKEQNEQENSDLAIDNIEQSQPVLEEMVPEMTPTDNVSDYDNIEQSEMPDVLDTKLEIIEEQMITQSEESFNSATSESTDKVADNNDDDTTSAEQANDMTVSHGDYVKHSSQGEDESVQSTQTKSTDTSKLRKSSRINPPMSVVDPTARINGAASPPVSPPQKAKHPHKTSKQDNVTYIGRVVKEIVETERSYVKAMDDIIEGYLHVILDKPELPISPEEYSTLFGNIEEIYDFNKGLLDELESCDLDPIQIAECFVDKDDGFKRYTQYCTNYPNSVAVLTELSEIGAVMKFFKSRQSALKHPLPLGSYLLKPVQRILKYRLLFQEIHRHFDKKADGFDVIEEALATMTRIARYINEMKRKHEAAVHVQEIQSQLHGWDGSLVSYGDLVLEDVFRMVGARADRFLFLFEKALLIGKKREDGLISIKAVIMCDNMILQEVVQRDTLWFVIIPFDNNKTQYVIQAKSMEHKKYWTHHLKRLIIENHPLAVPIHAKQVILDQDKDKYYASDDSAELLEKKDNGRNKEERRNKRHARRKSDPSLRKLRRGSVQLKAISGMKKPEIINPKGSMKKSRHTSGHSSTEMDTQDTQSESESPHKKKSSASPQPQTQKASQKPSKERKRSKEEAVQKSGSLTRSDCVKSKSLDSLSTNQADPKNSVKQLGGDDSSPRARRLSQELDDRNPRKSIEVSNEIVQAVEAVFDKMKKGENVSDVTDKVQQKPDIEKTTSANNSVERTLSGQGTEAKTDSDMHGSVERMNSGSDDERKAKLSQRRKSLPRNDLILEESAPLAMEEEFENGINKGEKPISEVLNNIAEEESGKHVDAYTVPRRKPSGTHININYRSSTSVLEQATLRNAVFKIKGTDKIKQYASQNRTYAQENEDIWVKRTDTATTTASQASLVQSQSLSTVYTHYSQTYVEKSLPKLSMAHLTSPKSFPDSPSPTSPKSGPVSPLSYTSQLSPSNETLIDADLPLPSPPEGKETLIGAEEESGSRLAPGEKSILHKSSDDVDGTTTTCDRTDKTRSLSTSSDRSQSDHGETLHSGQKLADSSSISDVSQPQPEIEEKPSLPPEAEEILDESEKYVVANSKPSKKSVPAFPADNSGHTDAKTEAASSNESVTDNIKSMLHSLGSRLTSHKTPSPGPSPRSSQSVEHSSSSDEAKSTQPTKQTPPDSPDKEQKSHRVYQLARAYSQRLKSKATRSFNIKRRSASESNVNAEESYEHRLANLLGGENAQGGANIGARYAKQGDTLNRNLKFSFSETKPIIFEDDEIESIEKESPIFTRAASTHTVMLRQKPKRTEDDDDSDFATRRRSVRESIMNFEEIMKAMSLPTVPNYSSHSRIQGLQVEEDDPEPQFKSVKERRRELEERVSKPVPRQRILSEFLDMSDGSSVSSAESEWTSRYSSAPTSPLHTAGSCSTLNKASEESVEGISRRTSSSEEGELMPIIMKSIKERFRELQQSISKPVPKRDAKEEIKMQRQVAEGACSDDDSQETQVDSGQSTLTSGSVLSTGQTDTAKEGSGKQNSAASLVMHDDDERDQLGGESESESGHTSESEYETPIGSLDNIPDVLNTMDTLEDLPADVTDDDSIEDEATLEAENFEETFSKKSLDLEPTVTPTQSERTLDIGMNNEQTESQA; translated from the exons ATGGAAATCAGCCCCACATTGATGGATTTGTACGATACACTGGCCAACAGCGGTAATCATTCCACCAACATCAATGACAATGGACAGGATAGTAGTCTAGGTAATAGGAACAACCACTCTGCCAGTGAGAATGTTCAAATAGATTTGCAACCTATCAATAAGGACAAACATGAATCGAGCAATCAGATTTCAGATGAGCGGCTATCGACCAATCAGAATATGGAGAGGGAATGTCGGCCTATCAGTGGCATCTCGACCTCTTCAATGTCCTCTATGGATAGCCAATCATCGAAGTCCTACAACAGAGATGTGTCCTCAACAGAGGAAGACAACAGGAAGACAGAAGAGTTGAGTGTTGAGAAGGGCAACAGCAGTGACTCTGTGTCAACTGCCAGTAAAGAGCAAAATGAACAAGAAAACTCTGACCTTGCGATAGATAACATTGAACAATCACAGCCAGTCCTTGAGGAAATGGTCCCTGAAATGACACCCACAGACAATGTCAGCGATTATGACAACATTGAACAATCTGAAATGCCTGATGTTTtggacaccaaacttgaaatTATTGAGGAACAAATGATAACGCAGTCAGAGGAGTCATTCAACAGTGCTACTAGTGAATCCACGGACAAAGTAGCCGATAATAATGACGACGATACAACCAGTGCAGAACAAGCCAATGACATGACAGTAAGCCATGGAGACTATGTCAAACATAGCAGCCAAGGAGAGGATGAGAGTGTGCAATCTACACAAACAAAGAGTACAGACACTTCAAAACTAAGGAAATCATCTCGGATCAATCCTCCTATGAGTGTGGTGGATCCAACAGCCAGGATCAATGGTGCAGCCTCTCCTCCAGTGTCACCACCTCAAAAGGCAAAACATCCACACAAAACAAGTAAACAGGACAATGTCACCTACATCGGCCGGGTTGTCAAAGAAATTGTTGAGACTGAAAGAAGTTATGTGAAAGCCATGGATGACATAATTGAG GGTTACCTGCATGTCATCCTGGATAAACCAGAACTGCCCATATCACCGGAAGAGTACAGCACCTTATTTGGTAACATTGAAGAGATCTACGACTTTAACAA AGGTTTACTTGATGAACTTGAAAGTTGTGATCTTGATCCAATCCAAATTGCTGAATGTTTTGTGGATAAG GACGATGGCTTCAAGCGGTACACACAATACTGTACTAACTATCCAAATTCAGTAGCTGTGCTAACAGAGCTGTCTGAAATTGGTGCAGTCATGAAGTTCTTCAAAAGCAGGCAGTCAGCCCTCAAACATCCACTGCCACTTGGTTCATATTTACTTAAACCTGTTCAGAGAATACTGAAATACAGACTCCTTTTTCAG GAGATCCATCGTCACTTTGACAAGAAAGCTGATGGGTTTGATGTGATAGAGGAAGCCCTAGCGACCATGACGAGGATAGCCAGGTACATCAATGAAATGAAGAGGAAACATGAAGCTGCCGTCCACGTTCAGGAGATACAGAGTCAACTACATGGCTGGGAT GGCTCCTTGGTGTCATATGGGGACTTAGTACTGGAG GATGTCTTCCGCATGGTTGGCGCTAGAGCTGATAGATTTCTGTTCCTGTTTGAGAAAGCACTGTTAATTGGTAAGAAGAGAGAAGATGGATTAATCAGCATCAAAGCTGTCATCATG TGTGATAACATGATACTTCAAGAGGTTGTACAGAGAGACACACTTTGGTTTGTGATCATTCCATTCGACAATAACAAAACCCAGTATGTTATACAG GCCAAGTCAATGGAACACAAGAAGTATTGGACTCATCATTTGAAGAGACTTATCATAGAGAACCATCCATTGGCTGTACCCATACATGCTAAACAAGTAATACTTGACCAAGACAAAGATAAAT ATTATGCATCAGATgatagcgctgagctgttggaGAAGAAGGATAATGGGAGAAACAAGGAAGAGAGAAGAAATAAAAGACATGCAAGGCGCAAATCAGATCCGAGTTTGAGAAAACTGAGACGAGGGTCTGTACAACTTAAAG CTATCAGTG gTATGAAAAAACCTGAAATAATCAATCCAAAAGGT AGTATGAAGAAATCACGGCATACATCAGGTCATAGCAGTACAGAGATGGACACTCAGGACACTCAGAGTGAAAGTGAATCGCCTCATAAGAAGAAATCTTCAGCTTCACCTCAGCCTCAAACTCAG AAAGCTTCACAAAAACCAAGCAAGGAGAGAAAAAGGTCAAAGGAAGAAGCTGTGCAGAAATCGGGGAGTCTGACTCGTAGTGACTGTGTCAAAAGTAAAAGTCTTGATAGCCTCTCAACAAACCAAGCTGATCCTAAAAATTCTGTCAAACAACTTG GTGGAGATGATAGTAGTCCAAGAGCTCGCAGGCTGAGCCAGGAATTGGATGACAGAAACCCAAGAAAGAGCATTGAAGTGAGCAATGAAATTGTTCAAGCTGTTGAAGCAGTCTTTGATAAGATGAAGAAAGGTGAAAATGTATCAGATGTAACAGACAAAGTTCAGCAAAAACCTGACATTGAGAAAACCACATCTGCAAACAATAGTGTGGAAAGAACGTTGTCTGGACAAGGTACAGAAGCAAAAACTGACAGTGATATGCATGGCAGTGTTGAGAGAATGAACTCCGGTAGTGATGATGAGAGAAAAGCAAAGTTATCTCAAAGGAGAAAGTCACTGCCTAGAAATGATCTAATTCTTGAAGAATCTGCTCCCTTAGCAATGGAAGAAGAGTTTGAgaatggcatcaacaagggagAAAAACCTATCAGTGAAGTTCTCAACAACATTGCTGAAGAGGAATCAGGGAAACATGTGGATGCTTACACAGTGCCGAGGAGAAAGCCCTCCGGGACACATATTAACATTAATTACCGCAGTAGTACTTCAGTTCTTGAACAAGCAACTTTGAGGAATGCAGTCTTCAAAATAAAAGGGACTGACAAAATCAAGCAGTATGCTTCTCAGAACAGAACATATGCTCAGGAAAACGAGGACATATGGGTAAAACGAACTGATACCGCCACCACAACTGCAAGTCAGGCGTCTCTTGTGCAGAGTCAGTCACTATCAACTGTGTACACACATTACTCACAGACTtatgttgaaaaaagtctgcCTAAACTCAGTATGGCTCATCTGACTTCTCCCAAGTCCTTTCCAGACAGCCCATCTCCGACATCTCCAAAGTCTGGTCCAGTCTCACCGTTATCATACACATCACAGTTGTCTCCAAGCAATGAAACCCTTATTGATGCAGATCTGCCATTGCCCTCTCCACCTGAGGGCAAAGAGACTCTGATAGGAGCAGAGGAAGAGAGCGGTTCTAGGTTAGCCCCTGGAGAAAAGAGCATTCTCCACAAAAGCAGTGATGACGTTGATGGGACAACAACTACATGTGATAGGACAGACAAGACCAGGTCTTTGAGTACTAGTTCTGATAGGTCACAGAGTGACCATGGAGAGACCCTTCATAGTGGACAAAAATTAGCTGACTCGTCTTCCATCTCAGATGTCAGCCAGCCTCAGCCTGAAATAGAAGAAAAGCCATCTTTACCACCAGAAGCGGAAGAAATTCTTGATGAATCAGAGAAGTATGTGGTTGCAAATTCTAAACCCTCAAAGAAAAGTGTCCCAGCGTTTCCAGCTGATAACAGTGGTCACACTGATGCCAAGACAGAAGCCGCATCTTCAAATGAAAGCGTTACAGACAACATCAAGAGCATGCTGCACAGCCTTGGGTCACGATTGACATCTCATAAAACACCAAGCCCTGGTCCAAGTCCCAGATCAAGTCAGTCTGTAGAGCATTCATCGTCATCAGATGAAGCAAAGTCAACACAGCCGACAAAGCAAACACCACCAGACAGTCCAGATAAGGAGCAAAAATCACACAGAGTTTACCAATTAGCAAGGGCTTATAGTCAGCGACTGAAGAGCAAAGCAACTAGATCATTTAACATTAAGAGGAGGAGTGCCTCTGAAAGCAATGTGAATGCTGAAGAATCCTATGAGCATCGCTTGGCAAATTTACTGGGAGGCGAGAATGCCCAGGGTGGTGCAAATATTGGAGCAAGGTATGCCAAACAGGGTGATACGCTCAACAGAAACTTGAagttctcattctcagagacaAAACCAATCATCTTTGAGGATGATGAGATTGAAAGCATTGAAAAAGAATCGCCAATATTTACCAGGGCTGCTAGCACTCACACAGTCATGCTCAGACAGAAACCTAAGAGGactgaggatgatgatgatagtgactTTGCAACAAGACGTCGATCGGTCAGGGAAAGCATAATGAACTTTGAAGAAATCATGAAAGCCATGTCTTTACCCACTGTGCCTAACTACTCCAGCCACAGCAGAATCCAAGGGCTCCAGGTAGAGGAAGATGACCCAGAGCCACAGTTCAAGTCAGTCAAAGAAAGAAGGAGAGAGTTGGAAGAAAGAGTGAGCAAGCCAGTTCCCAGGCAAAGAATATTGTCTGAGTTCCTTGATATGAGTGATGGCTCATCGGTGAGCAGTGCTGAAAGTGAATGGACCAGTAGGTACAGCAGTGCTCCAACATCACCCCTGCATACAGCAGGGAGTTGCTCAACATTGAATAAAGCCAGTGAGGAATCAGTGGAAGGCATATCCAGAAGGACCAGTAGCTCAGAAGAGGGAGAACTCATGCCTATTATcatgaaatcaataaaagagCGTTTCCGTGAACTACAACAGTCCATATCAAAGCCAGTTCCAAAACGGGATGCAAAGGAAGAAATCAAAATGCAGCGTCAGGTCGCTGAAGGGGCGTGTTCTGATGATGATAGTCAGGAGACACAAGTAGATTCTGGACAGTCCACCTTGACATCAGGGTCTGTCCTGTCAACTGGACAGACTGATACAGCAAAGGAAGGTTCTGGAAAACAGAATTCAGCAGCATCACTTGTCatgcatgatgatgatgagagaGATCAATTAGGAGGAGAAAGTGAGAGTGAATCTGGACACACCTCAGAGTCTGAGTATGAGACACCTATCGGATCCCTGGACAATATTCCTGATGTCTTGAACACCATGGATACCCTTGAAGACTTGCCAGCTGATGTGACCGATGATGACAGCATTGAAGATGAAGCCACATTGGAAGCCGAGAATTTTGAGGAAACTTTCAGCAAGAAAAGCCTTGATTTAGAGCCCACAGTAACACCCACACAAAGTGAAAGGACACTTGATATTGGCATGAACAATGAACAAACTGAAAGTCAAGCTTGA